In uncultured Bacteroides sp., one genomic interval encodes:
- a CDS encoding sulfatase-like hydrolase/transferase has translation MLTNKYRYLYKTPLTLLYNLALSLVTFTICRIIFLVANISYFPNLTNAQLFYLFKGGAVFDISAIVYLNILYILLMATPIYLKEKESYQRSVKWLFVVTNGIAIVANLIDVVYFRYTDHRTTASTFKEFSNEGNIGTIIEKGMVANWYLTIIGVILIFALWKLYKTSGLKQRPQKLRPYYITQTILLFLIATFCVIGMRGGVIYHSRPITNTDANVYISRPSEANIVLNTPFSIIRTIGTKHYTDPKYYSSDKELNAIFNPIIQTNDSVASKKLNVVVLILESFSKEFIGSMNPHLDGGKYKGYTPFLDSLVQHSLTFNHSFANGQKSIDAMPSILSGLPKLYECYFLTPYALNSISGIAGELKKEGYYSAFFHGATNGSMGFEGFANMSGFQDYYGMTEYNNNKDFDGTWAIWDEEFFQFYAKKMSSFRQPFVTTLFSATSHNPFVIPEKYKGKFPEGTMPIHKCIGYSDYSLKRFFETASKQSWYNNTLFVLTADHVNQPYHAEYKSDCGKFAVPIIFFRPGSRLKGKVETIAEQIDIMPSVLGYLGYKKPFMSFGRDLFHSKPENGYAVSYLDDTFQYMKGKYMIQFDGQKTISVYNFVNDPLLKQNLLGKVPEQAAMEKELKAIIQQYVERMINNKLTVKEN, from the coding sequence ATGTTAACAAATAAATATCGCTATTTATATAAAACACCATTGACTCTTTTATATAATCTCGCGCTTTCTTTAGTAACTTTTACCATTTGCCGAATCATTTTTTTAGTTGCAAATATCAGCTATTTTCCTAATCTGACAAATGCACAGCTTTTTTATCTTTTCAAGGGTGGGGCTGTATTCGACATCTCTGCCATAGTCTATCTCAATATACTTTATATTCTTTTAATGGCTACACCAATTTATTTAAAAGAAAAAGAGAGCTATCAAAGATCTGTTAAATGGTTGTTTGTCGTCACAAACGGAATAGCAATTGTTGCAAACTTGATAGATGTAGTTTATTTCCGCTATACTGATCATAGAACCACTGCTTCAACATTCAAAGAATTCAGTAACGAAGGAAATATTGGCACTATTATTGAGAAGGGAATGGTAGCCAACTGGTACTTAACAATAATAGGAGTTATTCTGATCTTTGCTTTATGGAAACTTTATAAAACATCGGGATTAAAGCAGCGTCCTCAGAAATTGCGTCCGTACTATATAACTCAAACTATATTACTGTTTTTAATTGCCACCTTCTGTGTTATCGGAATGCGTGGAGGAGTTATATATCATTCACGTCCTATTACAAATACTGATGCAAATGTATACATTTCCCGTCCATCAGAGGCTAATATTGTTCTGAATACCCCTTTCTCAATTATACGAACTATTGGGACAAAGCATTATACTGATCCAAAGTACTATTCATCTGATAAAGAGTTAAATGCTATATTTAATCCAATTATACAAACTAATGATAGCGTGGCGTCCAAAAAGCTTAATGTGGTGGTGCTTATTCTGGAAAGTTTCAGCAAAGAATTCATTGGGTCAATGAATCCTCATTTAGATGGAGGTAAATATAAAGGATATACTCCATTTCTTGACTCGCTGGTTCAGCATAGCTTAACCTTTAATCACTCTTTTGCCAACGGACAAAAAAGTATTGATGCTATGCCATCAATACTTTCCGGACTTCCAAAACTATACGAATGCTATTTTCTTACTCCATATGCGCTGAACTCTATCTCAGGAATTGCGGGTGAACTTAAGAAAGAAGGATATTATTCAGCTTTCTTTCATGGAGCAACTAATGGTTCCATGGGATTTGAAGGGTTTGCTAATATGAGTGGATTTCAGGATTATTATGGTATGACGGAGTATAATAATAATAAAGATTTTGATGGAACATGGGCTATCTGGGATGAAGAGTTCTTCCAGTTCTATGCAAAAAAGATGAGTTCTTTCAGACAACCTTTTGTTACAACACTTTTCTCTGCAACTTCTCATAATCCATTTGTTATTCCTGAAAAATACAAAGGGAAATTTCCGGAAGGAACTATGCCTATTCATAAATGTATAGGTTATTCTGATTATTCGTTAAAACGTTTTTTTGAGACAGCATCTAAGCAATCTTGGTATAACAATACGCTGTTTGTGCTCACTGCCGACCATGTAAATCAGCCTTATCATGCTGAATATAAATCCGACTGCGGAAAATTTGCGGTTCCTATTATTTTCTTCCGTCCCGGAAGCCGTCTGAAAGGAAAGGTTGAAACTATAGCAGAACAGATTGATATTATGCCTTCAGTTCTTGGTTACCTTGGATATAAGAAACCTTTCATGTCATTTGGACGAGATTTATTCCATTCCAAACCAGAAAATGGCTATGCTGTGAGCTATTTGGATGATACTTTTCAGTATATGAAAGGGAAATACATGATTCAGTTCGATGGACAAAAAACAATTTCGGTATATAACTTCGTCAATGATCCATTATTAAAACAAAACCTGCTCGGAAAAGTTCCCGAACAGGCTGCTATGGAAAAAGAGTTGAAAGCTATTATTCAACAATATGTTGAACGAATGATTAATAACAAACTTACTGTAAAGGAAAACTAA